A single Hevea brasiliensis isolate MT/VB/25A 57/8 unplaced genomic scaffold, ASM3005281v1 Scaf336, whole genome shotgun sequence DNA region contains:
- the LOC131177119 gene encoding LOW QUALITY PROTEIN: uncharacterized protein LOC131177119 (The sequence of the model RefSeq protein was modified relative to this genomic sequence to represent the inferred CDS: substituted 2 bases at 2 genomic stop codons) yields the protein MNFFLFSVIHGRMDQGNPMNVPATRKDLMIVNMGPHHPSMHGVLRLIVTLDGEDVIDCEPILGYLHRGMEKIAENRTIIQYLPYVTRWDYLATMFTEAITVNGPELLGNIQVPKRAGYIRIIMLELSRIASHLLWLGPFMADIGAQTPFFYIFRERELVYDLFEAATGMRMMHNFFRIGGVASDLPHGWIDKCLDFCDYFLTGVTEYQKLITRNPIFLERVEGVGIVGTEEAKNWGLSGPMLRASGVQWDLRKVDHYECYDEFDWEIQWQKEGDSLARYLVRIGEMMESIKIIQQALEGIPGGPYENLEIRRFDRERDSEWNDFEYRFISKKTSPTFELPKQELYVRVEAPKGELGIFLIGDQSGFPWRWKIRPPGFINLQILPELVKRMKLADIMTILEIQAINSFSRLESLNEVYGIIWVFVPIFILVLGITIGILVIVWLEREISAGIQQRIGPEYAGPLGVLQALADGTKLLFKENLFPSRGDIRLFSIGPSIAVISTLLSYSVIPFGYHLVLTDLNIGVFLWIAISSIAPIGLLMSGYGSNNKYSFLGGLRAAAQSISYEIPLTLCVLSISLRXCYHRLXLSNSSSTVDIVEAQSKSGFWGWNLWRQPIGFIIFFISSLAECERLPFDLPEAEEELVAGYQTEYSGIKFGLFYIASYLNLLVSSLFVTVLYLGGWNISIPYIFVPELFEIKKIGGVFGTTIGIFITLVKTYLFLFIPITTRWTLPRLRMDQLLNLGWKFLLPISLEKKTNIKLFINIYDMFPMVTGFMNYGQQTIRAARYIGQGFMITLSHANRLPVTIQYPYEKLITSERFRGRIHFEFDKCIACEVCVRVCPIDLPVVDWKLETDIRKKRLLNYSIDFGICIFCGNCVEYCPTNCLSMTEEYELSTYDRHELNYNQIALGRLPMSVVDDYTIRTILNSTQKKIGKPL from the exons ATGAACTTCTTTTTGTTTTCAGTAATTCATGGACGAATGGATCAAGGAAACCCTATGAATGTACCAGCTACACGAAAAGACCTTATGATAGTTAATATGGGTCCCCACCACCCATCAATGCATGGTGTTCTTCGCCTCATCGTTACTCTAGACGGGGAAGATGTTATTGACTGTGAACCAATATTAGGTTATTTACACAGAGGAATGGAAAAAATTGCGGAAAATCGAACAATTATACAATATTTGCCCTATGTAACACGTTGGGATTATTTGGCTACTATGTTCACAGAAGCAATAACAGTAAATGGTCCAGAACTGTTAGGAAATATTCAAGTGCCTAAAAGAGCTGGCTATATCAGAATAATTATGTTGGAATTGAGTCGTATAGCTTCTCATTTGTTATGGCTTGGTCCCTTTATGGCAGATATTGGTGCACAGACTCCTTTCTTCTATATTTTTAGAGAAAGAGAGTTAGTATATGATTTATTCGAAGCTGCCACTGGTATGAGAATGATGCATAATTTTTTTCGTATCGGGGGAGTAGCGTCTGATCTACCTCATGGTTGGATAGATAAATGTTTGGATTTTTGCGATTATTTTTTAACAGGAGTTACTGAATATCAAAAACTTATTACGCGAAATCCTATTTTTTTAGAACGAGTTGAGGGAGTAGGTATTGTTGGTACAGAGGAAGCAAAAAATTGGGGTTTATCGGGACCAATGCTACGAGCTTCCGGAGTACAATGGGATCTTCGTAAAGTTGATCATTATGAGTGTTACGACGAATTTGATTGGGAAATCCAGtggcaaaaagaaggagattCCTTAGCTCGTTATTTAGTCCGAATTGGTGAAATGATGGAATCTATAAAAATTATTCAACAGGCTCTGGAAGGAATTCCGGGGGGGCCCTATGAGAATTTAGAAATCCGACGTTTTGATAGAGAAAGGGATTCGGAATGGAACGATTTCGAATATCGATTCATTAGTAAAAAAACTTCTCCTACTTTTGAATTACCGAAACAAGAACTTTATGTGAGAGTCGAAGCCCCAAAAGGAGAATTGGGAATTTTTCTGATAGGAGATCAGAGCGGTTTTCCTTGGAGATGGAAAATTCGTCCGCCGGGTTTTATCAATTTGCAAATTCTTCCTGAATTAGTTAAAAGAATGAAATTGGCCGATATTATGACAATACTAG AAATACAAGCTATCAATTCTTTTTCTAGATTAGAATCCTTAAACGAGGTCTATGGAATTATATGGGTGTTTGTCCCGATTTTTATTCTTGTATTGGGAATCACGATAGGCATACTAGTAATTGTATGGTTAGAAAGAGAAATATCTGCAGGGATACAACAACGTATTGGACCTGAATATGCCGGTCCTTTAGGAGTTCTTCAAGCTCTAGCGGATGGGACAAAACTACTTTTCAAAGAGAATCTTTTTCCATCTAGGGGGGATATTCGTTTATTCAGTATCGGACCATCCATAGCAGTCATATCAACTCTATTAAGCTATTCGGTAATTCCTTTTGGCTATCACCTTGTTTTAACTGATCTAAATATTGGTGTTTTTTTATGGATTGCCATTTCAAGTATTGCTCCCATCGGACTTCTTATGTCAGGATATGGATCAAATAATAAATATTCCTTTTTGGGTGGTTTACGAGCTGCTGCTCAATCGATTAGTTATGAAATACCATTAACTCTTTGTGTGTTATCCATATCTCTACGT TGATGTTATCACCGACTATGATTATCTAATAGTTCAAGTACAGTTGATATAGTTGAGGCACAATCAAAATCTGGTTTTTGGGGGTGGAATTTGTGGCGTCAACCTATAggatttatcattttttttatttcttctctAGCAGAATGTGAGAGATTGCCTTTTGATTTACCAGAAGCAGAAGAAGAATTAGTAGCAGGTTATCAAACCGAATATTCGGGCATCAAATTTGGTTTATTTTATATTGCTTCCTATCTAAACTTATTAGTTTCTTCATTATTTGTAACAGTTCTTTACTTGGGCGGTTGGAATATCTCTATTCCGTATATATTCGTTCCTGAGctttttgaaataaaaaaaataggcgGAGTCTTTGGAACAACAATTGGTATCTTTATTACATTGGTTAAAACTTATTTGTTCTTGTTCATTCCTATCACAACAAGATGGACTTTACCTAGACTAAGAATGGACCAACTTTTAAATCTTGGATGGAAATTTCTTTTACCTATTTCTCTCG AGAAAAAAACAAACATAaaattattcataaatatttaCGATATGTTTCCCATGGTAACTGGGTTCATGAATTATGGGCAACAAACCATACGAGCTGCAAGGTACATTGGTCAAGGTTTTATGATTACCTTATCTCATGCAAATCGTTTACCTGTAACTATTCAATATCCTTATGAAAAATTAATCACATCGGAGCGTTTCCGCGGTCGAATTCATTTTGAATTTGATAAATGCATTGCTTGTGAAGTATGTGTTCGTGTATGTCCTATAGATCTACCTGTTGTTGATTGGAAATTGGAAACTGACATTCGAAAGAAACGGTTGCTTAATTACAGTATTGATTTCGGAATCTGTATATTTTGTGGCAACTGTGTTGAGTATTGTCCGACAAATTGTTTATCGATGACTGAAGAATATGAGCTTTCTACTTATGATCGTCACGAATTGAATTATAATCAAATTGCTTTAGGTCGTTTACCAATGTCAGTAGTTGACGATTATACAATTCGAACAATTTTGAATTCAACTCAAAAAAAAATAGGTAAACCACTTTGA
- the LOC131177115 gene encoding protein TIC 214-like: MIFQSFILGNLVSLCMKIINSVVVVGLYYGFLTTFSMGPSYLFLLRARVIEEGEEGTEKKVSATTGFITGQLMMFISIYYAPLHLALGRPHTITVLALPYLLFHFFWNNHKHFFDYGSTTRNSMRNLSIQFVFLNNLIFQLFNHFILPSSMLVRLVNIYMFRCNNKMLFVTSSFVGWLIGHILFMKWVGLILVWIQQNNSIRSNVLFRSNKYLVSELRNSMARIFSILLFITCVYSLGRIPSPIFTKKLKETSETEEREEETDVEIEKTSETKGTKQEQEGSTEEDPSSSLFSEEKEDPDKIDETEEIQVNGKEKTKDEFHFHFKETCYKNRPLYETFYLDGNQENSKLEILIDKKNKDLFWFEKPLVTILFDSKRWNRPFRYIKNDQFENAVRKEMSQYFFYTCRSDGKERISFTYPPSLSTFLEMIQRKISLFTTEKLSSDELYNRWNYKNEQKKKILNNEFINF, from the coding sequence ATGATTTTTCAATCTTTTATACTAGGTAATCTAGTATCCTTATGCATGAAGATAATCAATTCGGTCGTTGTGGTCGGACTCTATTATGGATTTCTGACCACATTCTCCATGGGACCCTCTTATCTCTTCCTTCTCCGAGCTCGGGTtatagaagaaggagaagaaggaaCTGAGAAGAAGGTATCAGCAACAACAGGTTTTATTACGGGACAGCTCATGATGTTCATATCGATCTATTATGCGCCTCTGCATCTAGCATTGGGTAGACCTCATACAATAACTGTCCTAGCTCTACCCTATCTTTTGTTTCATTTCTTCTGGAACAATCACAAACACTTTTTTGATTATGGATCTACTACCAGAAATTCAATGCGTAATCTTAGCATTCAATTTGTATTCCTGAATAATCTCATTTTTCAATTATTCAACCATTTCATTTTACCAAGTTCAATGTTAGTCAGATTAGTCAACATTTATATGTTTCGATGCAACAACAAGATGTTATTTGTAACAAGTAGTTTTGTTGGTTGGTTAATTGGTCACATTTTATTCATGAAATGGGTTGGATTGATATTAGTCTGGATACAGCAAAATAATTCTATTAGATCTAATGTACTTTTTCGATCTAATAAGTACCTTGTGTCAGAATTGAGAAATTCTATGGCTCGAATCTTTAGTATTCTCTTATTTATTACCTGTGTCTACTCTTTAGGCAGAATACCGTCACCCATTTTTACTAAGAAACTGAAAGAAACCTCAGAAACGGAAGAAAGGGAGGAAGAAACAGATGTAGAAATAGAAAAAACTTCCGAAACGAAGGGGACTAAACAGGAACAAGAGGGATCCACCGAAGAAGATCcttcttcttcccttttttcGGAAGAAAAGGAGGATCCGGACAAAATCGACGAAACGGAAGAGATCCAAGTGAATGGAAAGGAAAAAACAAAGGATGAATTCCATTTTCACTTTAAAGAGACATGCTATAAAAATAGACCACTTTATGAAACTTTTTATCTGGATGGGAATCAAGAAAATTCGAAGTTagaaatattgatagataaaaaaaataaagatcttTTCTGGTTTGAAAAACCTCTTGTAACTATTCTTTTTGACTCTAAACGTTGGAATCGTCCATTTCGATATATAAAAAATGATCAGTTTGAGAATGCTGTAAGAAAAgaaatgtcacaatattttttttatacatgTCGGAGTGATGGAAAAGAAAGAATATCTTTTACGTATCCACCCAGTTTGTCAACTTTTTTGGAAATGATACAAAGAAAGATATCTCTGTTTACAACAGAAAAACTCTCCTCTGATGAATTGTATAATCGTTGGAATTATAAGAatgaacaaaaaaagaaaatcctaaataatgaatttataaatttttga
- the LOC131177118 gene encoding 30S ribosomal protein S7, chloroplastic, giving the protein MSRRGTAEEKTAKSDPIYRNRLVNMLVNRILKHGKKSLAYQIIYRAMKKIQQKTETNPLSVLRQAIRGVTPDIAVKARRVGGSTQQVPIEIGSTQGKALAIRWLLGASRKRPGRNMAFKLSSELVDAAKGSGDAIRKKEETHRMAEANRAFAHFR; this is encoded by the coding sequence ATGTCACGTCGAGGTACTGCAGAAGAAAAAACTGCAAAATCCGATCCAATTTATCGTAATCGATTAGTTAACATGTTGGTTAACCGTATTCTGAAACACGGAAAAAAATCATTGGCTTATCAAATTATCTATCGAGCCATGAAAAAGATTCAACAAAAGACAGAAACAAATCCACTATCTGTTTTACGTCAAGCAATACGTGGAGTAACTCCCGATATAGCAGTAAAAGCAAGACGTGTAGGCGGATCGACTCAGCAAGTTCCCATTGAAATAGGATCCACACAAGGAAAAGCACTTGCCATTCGTTGGTTATTAGGGGCATCCCGAAAACGTCCGGGTCGAAATATGGCTTTCAAATTAAGTTCCGAATTAGTGGATGCTGCCAAAGGGAGTGGTGATGCCATACGCAAAAAGGAAGAGACTCATAGAATGGCAGAGGCAAATAGAGCTTTTGCACATTTTCGTTAA